From a region of the Thermodesulfobacteriota bacterium genome:
- the cimA gene encoding citramalate synthase: MKRQILLYDTTLRDGTQGESINFSAEDKIRIARVLDDFGIHYIEGGWPGANPRDLHFFEMAREIRFKNARLTAFGATRRSGTAVDRDPGIKMLVDCGAPAVAVVGKTWDLHVTEIMNNSLEENLAMIHDTVSYLKKHDREVFFDAEHYFDAFARNREYALRALKTAADAGADALVLCDTNGGGLPHEIEAATREVVDALGGGYRTPAVKIGIHTHNDSALAVATSLAGIRGGADIVQGTINGYGERCGNADLTAIIPILCLKMGYPCLSSDNLKKLKKVSRFVSETANIPPLASRPFVGKSAFCHKGGIHVSAVMKNPVAYEHIDPELVGSSRRVLVSDLAGKSNILYKARELGIDLDSLGADAGRIVSEIKLLEEEGYQFEAADGSFKILMEKITGNFQPMFNLKSFRVMIEKNEDRPCASQAMIKMAVGKEETITAAEGNGPVSALDNAIRKAIAEFYPDSLGMEAMHLVDFKVRVLDGRDGTSAKVRVLIDSRDEDEVWSTIGVSEDIIEASWQALADSCQYKLAKERATKK; the protein is encoded by the coding sequence ATGAAACGACAGATCCTGCTCTACGACACCACCCTCCGGGACGGGACCCAGGGCGAGAGCATCAATTTCTCGGCCGAGGACAAGATCCGCATCGCCCGGGTGCTGGATGATTTCGGCATCCATTATATCGAGGGCGGCTGGCCGGGCGCCAATCCCCGGGATCTGCATTTCTTTGAAATGGCCAGGGAGATCAGGTTCAAAAACGCCCGGCTGACCGCCTTCGGGGCCACCCGCCGGAGCGGAACCGCGGTGGACCGGGATCCCGGCATTAAGATGCTGGTGGACTGCGGCGCGCCGGCCGTGGCCGTGGTCGGCAAGACCTGGGACCTGCACGTCACCGAGATCATGAACAATTCCCTGGAAGAGAATCTGGCCATGATCCATGACACCGTCTCTTATCTGAAAAAGCACGACCGGGAAGTGTTTTTTGACGCCGAGCATTATTTTGACGCTTTTGCCCGCAACCGGGAATACGCCCTGCGGGCATTGAAAACAGCGGCGGACGCCGGCGCCGACGCCCTGGTCCTGTGCGACACCAACGGCGGCGGCCTGCCCCACGAGATCGAAGCCGCCACCCGGGAGGTGGTTGACGCCCTGGGCGGCGGGTACCGGACGCCGGCGGTGAAAATCGGCATCCACACCCACAACGACAGCGCCCTGGCCGTGGCCACATCCCTGGCCGGTATCCGCGGCGGCGCCGACATCGTCCAGGGCACCATCAACGGCTACGGGGAACGGTGCGGCAACGCCGATCTGACCGCCATCATCCCCATTCTCTGCCTGAAGATGGGTTACCCCTGCCTGTCGTCTGACAACCTGAAAAAGCTTAAAAAAGTCTCCCGGTTCGTCAGCGAGACGGCCAACATTCCGCCCCTGGCCAGCCGCCCCTTTGTGGGCAAAAGCGCTTTCTGCCATAAGGGCGGCATTCACGTCAGCGCCGTCATGAAAAACCCGGTGGCCTATGAGCACATCGATCCGGAGCTGGTCGGCAGCAGCCGGCGGGTGCTGGTCTCCGACCTGGCCGGGAAAAGCAACATCCTTTACAAAGCCAGGGAACTGGGCATCGACCTGGACTCCCTGGGCGCGGATGCCGGCCGGATCGTCTCCGAAATCAAACTGCTGGAGGAGGAAGGCTACCAGTTCGAGGCGGCCGACGGTTCCTTTAAAATCCTGATGGAGAAAATCACCGGAAATTTTCAGCCCATGTTCAACCTGAAATCCTTCCGGGTCATGATTGAGAAAAACGAAGACCGGCCCTGCGCTTCCCAGGCCATGATCAAGATGGCGGTGGGCAAGGAGGAGACCATCACCGCCGCCGAAGGCAACGGGCCGGTCAGCGCCCTGGACAACGCCATCCGCAAGGCCATCGCCGAATTCTACCCCGATTCCCTGGGCATGGAGGCCATGCACCTGGTGGACTTCAAGGTGCGCGTGCTGGACGGCCGGGACGGCACCTCGGCCAAGGTGCGGGTGCTGATCGACTCGCGCGATGAGGACGAAGTCTGGAGCACCATCGGCGTATCCGAGGACATCATCGAAGCCAGCTGGCAGGCCCTGGCCGACAGCTGCCAGTACAAGCTGGCCAAGGAACGGGCAACAAAAAAATAG
- the ilvC gene encoding ketol-acid reductoisomerase has protein sequence MPKIDFGGVMENVVTKEEFTLDKARQVLKNETIVVLGYGVQGPAQALNLKDNGFDVIIGQMEGDEYWQKAVKDGFVPGKTLFPLEEAARRGTIIKMLLSDAGQVAVWPKIKPCLNKGDALYFSHGFAIVYKEQTGIIPPADVDVILVAPKGSGTNVRRNFLDGSGINSSYAVFQDATGRAEERTIALGIAIGSGYLFRTTFEHEVYSDLTGERGVLMGCLAGTMEAQYNILRKNGHSPSEAFNETVEELTQSLIRLVAENGMDWMFANCSATAQRGALDWAPKFRDAVAPVFEDLYNRVKTGQETKRVLEANGAPDYKEKLTAELNAIKNSEMWKAGAAVRALRPENRKK, from the coding sequence ATGCCGAAAATTGATTTTGGCGGCGTCATGGAGAACGTGGTCACCAAGGAAGAATTCACACTGGACAAAGCAAGACAGGTACTCAAGAACGAAACGATCGTCGTTCTCGGATACGGTGTTCAGGGGCCGGCCCAGGCCCTGAACCTGAAAGATAACGGGTTTGACGTCATCATCGGCCAGATGGAAGGCGATGAATACTGGCAGAAAGCCGTCAAGGACGGCTTCGTGCCGGGCAAGACCCTCTTCCCCCTGGAAGAAGCGGCCAGAAGAGGCACCATCATCAAGATGCTGCTGTCCGACGCCGGACAGGTGGCGGTCTGGCCGAAGATCAAGCCCTGCCTGAACAAGGGGGATGCCCTCTACTTCTCCCACGGATTCGCCATTGTTTATAAAGAACAGACCGGCATCATCCCGCCGGCCGATGTGGACGTCATCCTGGTGGCGCCCAAGGGATCGGGCACCAACGTCCGCCGGAACTTCCTGGACGGCAGCGGCATCAACTCCAGCTACGCCGTGTTCCAGGACGCCACCGGCCGGGCCGAGGAGCGGACCATTGCCCTGGGCATCGCCATCGGTTCGGGCTACCTCTTCCGGACTACCTTCGAGCATGAGGTTTACAGCGACCTGACCGGCGAACGCGGCGTGCTCATGGGCTGCCTGGCCGGCACCATGGAGGCCCAGTACAACATCCTGCGCAAGAACGGCCACTCCCCCAGCGAAGCCTTCAACGAGACGGTGGAGGAACTGACCCAGAGCCTGATCCGGCTGGTGGCCGAGAACGGCATGGACTGGATGTTCGCCAATTGCAGCGCCACCGCCCAGCGGGGCGCCCTGGACTGGGCGCCGAAATTCCGCGACGCCGTGGCCCCGGTTTTTGAAGACCTGTACAACCGGGTCAAGACCGGCCAGGAGACAAAACGCGTGCTGGAGGCCAACGGCGCGCCGGACTACAAGGAAAAACTGACGGCGGAACTCAACGCCATCAAGAATTCCGAAATGTGGAAGGCCGGGGCCGCAGTGCGCGCCCTGCGTCCGGAGAACCGGAAAAAATAG
- the ilvN gene encoding acetolactate synthase small subunit, protein MDDQRHILSILVDNQPGVLSRIAGLFSGRGYNIESLCVAATTDPQISRLTMVTVGDDAILEQIKKQLNKLINVIKVITLTDTPFVQRELVLIKVRAKTEFRAEILRIVDIFRAKVVDVSLDHYTIEVTGTEEKLKAIITLLQPIGIKEIARTGAIALQRDVKPCKPEKKAD, encoded by the coding sequence ATGGACGATCAAAGACACATTCTTTCCATTCTGGTCGATAACCAGCCGGGAGTGCTCTCCCGCATCGCCGGCCTGTTCAGCGGCCGCGGCTACAATATTGAAAGCCTGTGCGTGGCGGCCACCACCGATCCCCAGATATCGCGGCTGACCATGGTGACCGTGGGCGACGACGCCATCCTGGAGCAGATCAAGAAGCAGCTCAACAAGCTGATCAACGTCATCAAGGTCATCACCCTGACCGACACGCCCTTCGTCCAGCGGGAACTGGTCCTGATCAAGGTCAGGGCCAAAACGGAATTCCGGGCGGAAATACTGAGGATCGTGGATATCTTCCGGGCCAAGGTGGTGGATGTCAGTCTGGACCACTACACCATCGAGGTCACCGGAACCGAAGAGAAGCTCAAAGCCATCATAACCTTGCTGCAACCCATCGGGATAAAGGAAATCGCCCGCACCGGCGCCATCGCGCTGCAACGGGACGTGAAACCCTGCAAACCCGAGAAGAAAGCAGACTAA
- the ilvB gene encoding biosynthetic-type acetolactate synthase large subunit, with protein sequence MEKKSTAKYTGAQILMKALKDEGVDTIFGYPGGAVLDVYNELPNTDIRHILVRQEQGAVHAADAYARVSGRTGTCLVTSGPGATNAVTGIASAYMDSIPVVIFTGQVPTPLIGNDAFQEVDIVGISRPCTKHNYLVKNVNDLARTIREAYYIAGSGRPGPVLVDIPKDVLRSAAPYSYQKDIQIRSYNPTYEPNIKQLQKVIDLIQAAKQPVIFTGGGVILSDASAELTRFARACRVPVTSSLMGLGAFPASDPLWLGMLGMHGTYRANLAVSSCDLLIGIGVRFDDRVTGKTDEFADKATIVHIDIDPTSIQKNVAVDVPIVGDCRITLKHLNKLAAAQKPLLDDKALKDRNKWFKQIIQWKEDNMMGYDQKKIIKPQYVVEKLFELTRGEAIITTEVGQNQMWAAQYYHFDKPRHFVTSGGLGVMGFGLPAAIGAQVACPDKTVINIAGDGSIQMNIQEMMTAVSNNLPVKIAILNNGYLGMVRQWQELFYDRRYSSTNMEAAPDFVKLAEAYGAVGLRATRPEEVGPVIREALATPKTVMIDFVVEREENVYPMVPAGSPITNMILV encoded by the coding sequence GTGGAAAAGAAATCGACTGCGAAGTACACCGGCGCGCAAATCCTGATGAAAGCGCTCAAAGACGAAGGCGTGGACACCATTTTCGGTTATCCCGGCGGCGCGGTTCTGGATGTCTATAATGAACTGCCCAACACCGACATCCGGCACATCCTGGTCCGCCAGGAACAGGGCGCGGTCCATGCCGCCGACGCCTATGCCCGGGTCAGCGGACGGACCGGCACCTGCCTGGTCACCTCCGGTCCCGGCGCCACCAACGCCGTCACCGGCATTGCCTCGGCCTACATGGATTCCATCCCGGTGGTGATCTTCACCGGCCAGGTGCCCACCCCCCTGATCGGCAACGACGCCTTCCAGGAGGTGGACATCGTCGGCATTTCCCGGCCCTGCACCAAGCACAATTACCTGGTCAAGAACGTCAACGACCTGGCCCGGACCATCCGTGAGGCCTATTACATCGCCGGCTCCGGACGTCCCGGACCGGTGCTGGTCGACATTCCCAAGGACGTGCTCCGGTCCGCGGCGCCTTACAGCTATCAGAAGGACATCCAGATCAGGTCCTACAACCCGACCTACGAGCCGAATATCAAACAGCTTCAAAAGGTGATCGACCTGATCCAGGCCGCCAAACAGCCGGTCATCTTCACCGGCGGCGGCGTCATCCTGTCGGACGCGTCCGCGGAACTGACCCGATTCGCCCGGGCCTGCCGGGTGCCGGTCACCTCTTCCCTCATGGGCCTGGGCGCGTTCCCGGCCAGCGATCCCCTGTGGCTGGGCATGCTGGGTATGCACGGCACCTACCGGGCCAACCTGGCGGTCTCCTCCTGCGACCTGCTCATCGGCATCGGCGTCCGTTTCGACGACCGGGTCACCGGCAAGACCGACGAGTTCGCCGACAAAGCCACCATCGTCCATATCGACATCGACCCTACCTCCATTCAGAAAAACGTGGCCGTGGACGTGCCGATAGTGGGCGACTGCCGGATCACGCTGAAGCATTTGAACAAGCTGGCCGCGGCCCAGAAGCCCCTGCTGGACGACAAGGCCTTGAAGGACCGGAACAAATGGTTCAAACAGATCATCCAATGGAAGGAAGACAACATGATGGGCTATGATCAGAAAAAGATCATCAAGCCCCAGTACGTGGTGGAGAAACTGTTTGAACTGACCAGGGGCGAGGCGATCATTACCACCGAGGTCGGTCAGAACCAGATGTGGGCCGCTCAATATTACCATTTTGACAAGCCCCGGCATTTCGTCACCTCCGGGGGACTGGGCGTGATGGGCTTTGGCCTGCCGGCCGCCATCGGCGCCCAGGTGGCCTGCCCGGACAAGACCGTCATCAATATTGCCGGCGACGGCAGCATCCAGATGAACATCCAGGAGATGATGACCGCCGTCAGCAACAACCTGCCGGTGAAAATCGCCATCCTCAACAACGGCTACCTGGGCATGGTCCGGCAGTGGCAGGAACTGTTCTACGACCGCCGTTACTCCAGCACCAACATGGAGGCGGCCCCGGACTTCGTCAAGCTGGCCGAGGCTTACGGCGCCGTGGGGCTGCGCGCCACCCGGCCGGAGGAAGTGGGGCCGGTCATCAGAGAAGCCCTGGCCACGCCGAAAACCGTCATGATCGATTTCGTGGTGGAGCGGGAGGAGAACGTCTATCCCATGGTGCCGGCCGGATCACCCATAACCAACATGATCTTAGTGTAA
- the ilvD gene encoding dihydroxy-acid dehydratase, with the protein MKSDAFKKGIARAPHRALFKSMGYTDQEISRPIIGIANSANEVVPGHSHLHKIVEAVKAGVYMAGGTPVEFGVIGVCDGIAMNHIGMKYSLGSRELIADSVEIMAVAHAFDALVMVPNCDKIIPGMLMAAARLNLPTIFISGGPMLAGRHPWHPDRKVDLITVFEAVGAVRSGKMAEDELAAIENAACPTCGSCSGMFTANSMNCLTEVIGLGLPGNGTIPAVMAERLRLAKTAGMQIMKLVEKQITPDKILTPDAFRNALAVDMALGCSTNTVLHLTALANEAGVPISLDLINEISGRTPHLCSLSPAGPNHIEDLNRAGGISAIIKELSKAGLISKKCLTVTGKNVGQNIAASAGADGQVIRTLKTPHHAEGGLAVLFGNLAPDGCVVKQSAVVPAMMKHEGPARVFDSEEAASEAIMNGKIKKGDVIVIRYEGPKGGPGMREMLTPTSALAGMGLDEHVALITDGRFSGGTRGAAIGHVSPEAMDKGIIAVVRQGDRIAIDIPAKKITLKVTQAEIKKRLTTWKQPAPKITRGYMARYARMVSSANTGAIFRD; encoded by the coding sequence ATGAAAAGCGACGCGTTTAAAAAGGGAATCGCCAGGGCCCCGCACCGGGCGCTGTTCAAATCCATGGGCTATACCGACCAGGAGATCAGCCGTCCCATCATCGGTATCGCCAACTCCGCCAACGAAGTGGTGCCGGGCCATTCCCACCTGCACAAGATCGTCGAAGCGGTCAAGGCCGGGGTGTACATGGCCGGCGGCACCCCGGTGGAGTTCGGCGTCATCGGCGTCTGCGACGGCATCGCCATGAACCACATCGGCATGAAGTATTCCCTGGGCAGCCGCGAGCTGATCGCCGACTCGGTGGAGATCATGGCCGTGGCCCATGCCTTTGACGCCCTGGTCATGGTCCCCAACTGCGACAAGATCATTCCCGGCATGCTCATGGCGGCGGCCCGGCTGAACCTGCCGACCATTTTTATCAGCGGCGGCCCCATGCTGGCCGGTCGGCACCCGTGGCACCCTGACCGCAAGGTCGATCTCATCACCGTCTTTGAGGCGGTCGGCGCCGTGCGGTCGGGAAAAATGGCCGAGGACGAACTGGCCGCCATCGAGAACGCCGCCTGCCCCACCTGCGGCTCCTGCTCCGGCATGTTCACGGCCAACTCCATGAACTGCTTGACCGAGGTCATCGGCCTGGGCCTGCCCGGCAACGGCACCATCCCGGCGGTCATGGCCGAGCGCCTGCGCCTGGCGAAAACGGCCGGCATGCAGATCATGAAGCTGGTGGAAAAACAGATCACGCCGGACAAAATCCTGACGCCAGACGCCTTCCGCAACGCCCTGGCCGTGGACATGGCCCTGGGCTGCTCCACCAACACGGTCCTGCACCTGACGGCCCTGGCCAATGAAGCCGGCGTGCCCATCAGCCTGGACCTGATCAACGAAATCAGCGGCCGGACGCCCCACCTGTGCTCGTTGAGCCCGGCCGGTCCGAACCATATCGAAGATCTCAACCGCGCCGGCGGCATCAGCGCCATTATCAAGGAACTGTCCAAAGCCGGCCTGATCAGCAAGAAATGCCTGACCGTTACCGGCAAGAACGTGGGCCAGAATATCGCCGCGTCCGCGGGCGCCGACGGTCAGGTCATCCGGACCCTGAAAACACCCCACCATGCCGAAGGCGGCCTGGCGGTACTGTTCGGCAACCTGGCGCCGGACGGATGCGTGGTCAAGCAGTCGGCGGTGGTGCCGGCCATGATGAAGCACGAAGGCCCGGCCCGGGTGTTTGATTCCGAAGAGGCGGCCAGCGAGGCCATCATGAACGGCAAAATCAAAAAAGGCGACGTCATCGTCATCCGTTACGAGGGGCCAAAAGGCGGCCCCGGCATGCGCGAGATGCTGACCCCGACCTCGGCCCTGGCCGGCATGGGCCTGGACGAGCATGTGGCCCTGATCACCGACGGCCGGTTCTCCGGCGGCACCCGGGGAGCGGCCATCGGCCACGTTTCTCCGGAAGCCATGGACAAGGGAATCATCGCCGTGGTCCGCCAGGGCGACCGCATCGCCATCGACATTCCCGCCAAGAAGATCACCCTGAAGGTGACCCAGGCGGAGATCAAAAAACGGCTGACGACCTGGAAACAACCGGCCCCAAAAATTACCCGGGGGTACATGGCCCGTTACGCCCGGATGGTCTCATCGGCCAATACCGGGGCAATTTTCAGAGATTAG
- a CDS encoding alpha/beta fold hydrolase, which translates to MKGNGTFRPPVYLRNPYVQSMLASSRLRAMGRNAMTASEREMILEDGQGIRLLGYWSSVPSVPKKGLVILLHGWEGSSHSTYVKTTGKRLFEAGYDIFRLNYRDHGPSHHLNEGVFFAIRLDEVFACVKQAALMEKEGPVFLAGFSMGGNFALRIAIRCAREPIPGLAHVAAISPGINPLKSTQAIDAIPVFRWYFLKKWRWSLRKKQELFPDKYDFGAILRSKTVMETTDVFLKQLSDYPGVPEYFKGYTLTGDTLKAIGVPTTIITAGDDPIIPVEDFYECGLNDMTRLIVQPYGGHNGFIERFPSPCWYEQKLIDLFSVH; encoded by the coding sequence ATGAAGGGAAACGGGACGTTCAGGCCGCCGGTTTACTTACGTAACCCCTATGTCCAGTCCATGCTGGCCAGCAGCAGATTAAGGGCGATGGGCCGCAATGCCATGACGGCATCGGAGCGGGAGATGATTCTCGAAGACGGCCAGGGTATCCGTCTTCTGGGATACTGGTCTTCCGTGCCGAGTGTCCCGAAAAAAGGGCTGGTGATCCTGCTCCATGGCTGGGAGGGCAGCTCGCATTCCACTTATGTCAAAACCACGGGAAAACGTCTGTTTGAGGCCGGGTATGACATTTTCAGGTTAAACTACCGGGACCACGGCCCCAGCCATCATCTGAACGAGGGAGTCTTTTTCGCCATTCGGCTCGATGAGGTCTTTGCCTGCGTCAAACAGGCGGCCCTCATGGAAAAAGAGGGGCCGGTGTTTCTGGCGGGGTTTTCCATGGGCGGCAACTTCGCCCTGCGCATCGCCATCCGATGCGCGCGGGAACCCATCCCGGGGCTCGCCCATGTGGCGGCCATCAGTCCGGGCATCAACCCGTTAAAGTCAACGCAAGCCATTGACGCCATCCCGGTGTTCCGCTGGTATTTTCTGAAAAAATGGCGCTGGTCCCTTCGCAAAAAGCAGGAACTGTTCCCGGACAAGTATGATTTTGGGGCCATTCTGCGGTCAAAGACCGTGATGGAGACAACCGACGTCTTTTTAAAACAGCTCAGCGACTATCCGGGGGTGCCCGAATACTTCAAGGGGTATACGCTTACCGGCGATACGCTGAAAGCAATCGGCGTTCCCACGACCATCATCACGGCCGGGGACGACCCCATCATTCCCGTTGAAGATTTCTATGAATGCGGCCTGAATGACATGACGCGGCTGATTGTTCAGCCCTATGGCGGGCATAACGGATTCATCGAGCGGTTTCCATCCCCCTGCTGGTATGAACAAAAGCTGATCGACCTTTTTTCCGTTCATTAA
- a CDS encoding PIN domain-containing protein: protein MPGPEIFIDTNVLIYLLSGDTVKAERAEAILATGGYISVQVLNELTSVSRRKLAMSWTEIYEFSALIRSLCHILPLTPETHETGLQVARQYDLNIYDAMIVAAALIEDCNILYSEDMQNGLVIDRRLRIRNPFVTRKRSERDKV, encoded by the coding sequence ATGCCCGGCCCTGAAATCTTCATCGACACCAATGTGTTGATCTACCTCCTGTCAGGGGATACCGTCAAGGCCGAAAGGGCCGAAGCAATCCTGGCGACAGGAGGGTACATAAGCGTGCAGGTGTTAAATGAATTGACCAGCGTGTCCCGAAGAAAGCTTGCCATGTCATGGACGGAGATTTACGAGTTTTCAGCATTGATCCGGTCGCTCTGCCACATTCTGCCCCTGACACCGGAAACCCACGAAACAGGGCTGCAGGTGGCGCGGCAATACGACCTGAATATTTATGACGCCATGATCGTGGCAGCGGCCCTTATCGAAGACTGCAACATTCTTTATTCCGAAGATATGCAAAACGGCTTGGTTATCGACAGGCGGTTGAGGATTCGCAACCCGTTTGTCACCCGGAAACGGTCTGAAAGGGACAAGGTTTAA
- a CDS encoding AbrB/MazE/SpoVT family DNA-binding domain-containing protein translates to MQISKWGNSMAIRLPASVVKALDLREGDDIEVEIADARCFRISKKPDRQELLKRLRQFRGKLPPDFRFDREEANARP, encoded by the coding sequence ATGCAGATTTCAAAATGGGGCAACAGCATGGCCATTCGTCTGCCCGCTTCGGTGGTAAAAGCCTTGGACCTGCGGGAGGGAGACGACATCGAAGTGGAAATCGCCGATGCGCGCTGTTTCCGAATAAGTAAAAAACCCGACCGGCAGGAACTTCTGAAGCGGTTGCGACAGTTTCGCGGTAAACTGCCGCCCGACTTCCGGTTTGACCGGGAAGAAGCCAATGCCCGGCCCTGA
- a CDS encoding C-GCAxxG-C-C family protein, translating into MEVLQDMLGQRHDPMLKAFTGLEGGVVAAGSTCGVVSGGAVSLALMRLDELTKDKAGTETAVLEQVRDYTRWFERQYGSFLCRNRSGVDFYSPGGQIRYLLPGDRVGKCLWHIRGAVRYIQGVTDRPLPVTPGKSAAATEDVPHCAGSVLKKIRERTGLGDDALDRVAFVFDGGVGLSGGVCGALAGAILGLNLLLGLDVRSISFFRITRAFVAGHLNLLSDRPPDRAEPFYVGKTVVARFFKEAAAMECATISGRQFSSPADFQDHLRASDTCRRLIDRAADLAVAAIEKWR; encoded by the coding sequence CTGGAAGTTCTCCAGGACATGCTGGGCCAGCGCCATGACCCGATGCTGAAAGCGTTTACCGGCCTGGAAGGCGGGGTGGTGGCCGCGGGATCGACCTGCGGTGTCGTTTCCGGCGGCGCCGTCAGCCTGGCCCTGATGCGGCTGGACGAACTGACCAAAGATAAGGCGGGCACGGAAACCGCGGTGCTGGAGCAGGTCCGGGATTATACCCGGTGGTTTGAGCGCCAGTACGGGTCGTTCCTGTGCCGGAACCGGAGCGGCGTGGATTTTTATTCACCCGGAGGACAGATACGGTATCTGCTTCCCGGGGACCGGGTCGGTAAATGTTTGTGGCATATCCGGGGCGCCGTGCGGTATATCCAGGGCGTAACGGACCGGCCCCTGCCGGTAACACCTGGCAAGTCTGCCGCGGCGACGGAGGATGTCCCCCATTGCGCCGGGAGCGTATTGAAAAAAATCAGGGAACGGACCGGTCTGGGAGACGACGCTTTAGACCGGGTCGCCTTTGTGTTTGACGGCGGCGTCGGGCTTTCCGGCGGGGTCTGCGGGGCTTTGGCCGGCGCCATCCTGGGGCTGAACCTGCTGCTGGGCCTTGATGTCCGCTCCATCTCTTTTTTCCGGATTACCCGCGCTTTTGTTGCCGGGCATCTGAATCTGCTTTCGGACAGGCCGCCGGATCGGGCCGAGCCGTTTTACGTGGGCAAAACCGTGGTGGCGAGGTTTTTTAAGGAAGCCGCCGCCATGGAGTGCGCGACCATATCCGGACGACAATTTTCTTCTCCGGCGGATTTTCAGGACCATCTCCGCGCTTCTGATACTTGCCGGCGCCTGATAGACCGGGCCGCCGACCTGGCGGTGGCCGCCATCGAAAAATGGCGGTAG
- the lnt gene encoding apolipoprotein N-acyltransferase translates to MTRKERFLFVLPPALASGLMLTAAFPSPGLSWLAWVALVPLLFALRDLSPRWSFAAGFLTGWTHFLTLGYWLIPTIMVYGGVPLAPALTFYLGLGACLAVYIGLFALLVSWVRGKPGLCLAAVPVIWVGVEYLRSHLFTGLPWELLGYSQYRHLCLIQVADIAGVYGLSFIIVLVNAAVTGLLLWLCKRPWRGVAMTGRTAVLLAVVALMLASGVCWYGWYRVRTVDQVLAGAPGRTIAVVQGNIDQAQKWDAAFQLATVKKHLLLAMETVPRDPDLIVMPETALPFYFFYEEALTDMVCRVVRQTGTFFLAGAPAFERTPADIRYFNSAFLINPGGEVVGRYDKTHLVPFGEYVPFGRYLPFIEKLVAGVGDFTAGTAGQVLFMNGTRLGVQICYEIIFPDICRRMVTNGADMIINITNDAWYGKSSAPYQHFSMTVLRAVENRRSLVRAANTGISGFIDPAGRIRGATGIFVEDAPVYAVPIMTGGTIYNRTGDLFAKSCVILLLFVILQRYVENIRKKRTKKK, encoded by the coding sequence GTGACCCGTAAAGAGCGATTTTTGTTTGTTCTTCCGCCGGCTCTGGCTTCGGGCCTGATGCTGACGGCCGCTTTCCCCAGTCCGGGGTTATCCTGGCTGGCCTGGGTGGCCCTGGTGCCGCTGCTCTTTGCCCTGCGCGATCTGTCCCCCCGCTGGTCTTTTGCCGCGGGTTTTCTGACCGGCTGGACCCATTTTCTGACCCTGGGGTATTGGCTGATTCCGACCATCATGGTGTACGGCGGCGTACCCCTGGCGCCGGCCCTCACTTTCTACCTGGGCCTGGGGGCCTGCCTGGCCGTGTATATTGGTCTGTTCGCCCTGCTGGTGTCATGGGTTCGCGGAAAACCGGGCCTTTGTCTGGCGGCGGTGCCGGTTATCTGGGTGGGGGTGGAATATCTCCGCTCCCATCTGTTTACCGGTCTGCCCTGGGAACTGCTGGGCTACTCCCAGTACCGGCACCTCTGCCTGATCCAGGTGGCGGACATCGCCGGCGTTTACGGCCTTTCCTTTATTATAGTCCTGGTTAACGCCGCCGTGACCGGCCTGCTGCTCTGGCTGTGCAAACGTCCCTGGCGGGGAGTGGCGATGACCGGCCGGACCGCTGTTTTGCTGGCGGTGGTGGCCCTGATGCTGGCGTCTGGCGTCTGCTGGTATGGCTGGTACCGGGTCAGGACAGTCGACCAGGTTCTGGCCGGGGCGCCAGGCCGGACCATCGCGGTGGTCCAGGGCAATATTGATCAGGCCCAGAAATGGGATGCCGCCTTTCAACTGGCCACGGTGAAAAAGCACCTGCTCCTGGCCATGGAAACCGTTCCCCGCGATCCGGATCTGATCGTCATGCCGGAAACGGCGCTGCCGTTTTATTTTTTTTATGAGGAAGCCCTGACCGACATGGTCTGCCGGGTTGTCCGGCAAACCGGCACTTTTTTTTTAGCCGGCGCGCCGGCCTTTGAACGGACCCCGGCCGACATCCGTTATTTTAACAGCGCTTTTCTGATCAACCCCGGCGGCGAAGTGGTCGGTCGTTATGACAAGACCCACCTGGTCCCCTTCGGCGAGTATGTCCCCTTCGGCCGATACCTGCCGTTTATCGAAAAGCTCGTTGCCGGGGTGGGGGATTTTACGGCCGGAACCGCTGGCCAGGTTTTGTTCATGAACGGAACCCGGCTGGGCGTTCAGATCTGTTATGAGATTATCTTCCCGGACATCTGCCGGCGGATGGTCACAAACGGCGCCGACATGATCATCAACATCACTAATGACGCCTGGTACGGCAAATCCAGCGCGCCTTACCAGCATTTTTCCATGACGGTGCTGCGGGCTGTGGAAAACCGGCGGTCCCTGGTGCGGGCGGCCAATACCGGTATCAGCGGATTTATCGACCCGGCCGGCCGCATCCGGGGGGCCACCGGCATTTTTGTGGAGGACGCGCCGGTCTATGCGGTTCCGATCATGACGGGGGGCACGATATATAACCGTACGGGGGATCTGTTCGCGAAATCTTGTGTCATCCTGCTGCTGTTTGTGATATTGCAGAGATACGTTGAAAACATACGCAAAAAAAGGACGAAAAAAAAATAA